The DNA region gtaaCAGATTATAACAAAGGAATCGCGTCGAGGAAATACGTTATTATCCATCATGAAAACATATTTTCGTTGAATGAATGAAGGTGAATATATCCGCCTTTCCTTTCCACATTTGATACATTATCACTTGCCAAAGCGGAAACTGGCGCCATAATGTCGTGTACGAAAAATCTCATGGAACAAAGTTTAGAAATGGCAAAATTGTACAGATTATTACAATGAATTACTATGTTTACGAATTATGATTCTTGGCGATGACGTCACAAAAATGCCATTGCCTGCTTGCAATAGATAGGTACTATCTCGGATAACGTAACATCATAAATTGatgttattcttttaaataacgaAGTGTTGAGAAGGAAATAAGTACGTACCTTACAAAAGCAAAACCACGACTTTCACGAGTGAAACGATCTCGTGGTATATAGATATCACCAACCTCACCGCATCTTTCGAATACACGCCTGAGATCTTCTGGCGTCGTTCTATACGTAAGATTATCAACTTTTAAAGACACCATGCCGTCGATACGCGGCGGTGGCCTACCGTAACTCATATTCGCGATATttattcctttatattttcacaatttaattatttctatattctgatatatgaatattactAAGAAAGAACTCGCGAGAGAACTGCACGCTTCAAGAGAAAATGGCGAATGGAAGCCACGACGGAAGAGCCATGAAGGTGAACGCGCGAAGCATCACGGGAAATACACGAAAATGTGGAAAGAACTACGTGAATCAATtgacaaattttaaatattattcgacatatttatatgaaaaatattttttaaataaaaatctgtagaattataaaagatatttattttttcgctattttctctttctctgtgtaaatataaataaataaataaatatatatatatatatatttatatatatatatatatatatatatatacattttgatatacacatatatatatatgcatcatATTTACCGTCGGTAAATTACTCGGCAggatatgaaattttattgatatttatcttATCCTTGTTATGCGCTTTTAAAATGTACAATCCTTAtcgattacaaaaataattgagAATTATTAGATGcgattacaaattttatatctgcCAAATTTcgtcatatatacacatagttAAAACTTTTGCGAATCTAATAAACATGATAAAATCGTAACGATGGAGGACAAATCTTTGCGAGATGCTTCAATTATGTACGATAAGcaattcaatgaaaatatgaaaatagccaaatatttcttaaagcAATTACATGACAAACAAGGTTAGtatttgtaaagaaaattcttcatCTATTAATTATAGAGGACGATAAAAAGTTATTCTATGTTTTAGAGGTTCAACTAGCTACAAAATGGCTTAGTCGTGTTAATGATATCAAGTCATCATCCTtagaagtaaaaagagatCGTAATGCTTTTTTGTGTTATCTGCTCAAGGTTTTGAGAGAAGCAATTTTAAAACATCGTTGCGAACACAAATCTAGTACCATTTTAAACTCTGAGAATGCTTTAAACTTATGTTATATTGCTGTATGTTCCATAATACAATAGGATATattaataggaaaaaaatctATCGTATATATTCGATTGTAGAATCAAGATTCAAAACTATCTATGAAAGGACTATCAACATGTGCTCCACAaacttcaaatatttcttatcattcGAAATGGTCGAAAAATCATCGTACATATGTCGCTGTTAAACCATTACCCGGAAGAGGGGCATTAATATACATGGCTGTATCTAAAAGACCAGGACTTGAAAATTGGGATTtaggtaatattaataaatatacgcAGTAATTGAcaatgatatatttctttttgaatttcaaTTGAAACACAACTAtcaagattataaataaaatagatcttTAGAAAATTCCTGTCTTTATGTTTTGAGGTTTGgatatataaagttttttaCAAAGACACTGTCAAcgcattatttcttttttttttattttattttattttatttttttttttttatttaagtttCAATGAAGCTGTATTTATGGTATCACAACAATGCCCTTGTACGAGATGCCCTCTCGGTAATATAACATCGTTTTAAATTTTCAACCTTTTCGATCAATCATATGATAACCATCGTGTTTCGTTTGTGAAAAAGAACGACAATTTGAATCATATCGATCATGGAAAagacaaatatatgtatataaatatacattttcacTGTTTCGTTATACATTTCTAATATGGACTGCTTATACATTCATACAAAATCGAGTGTAGAAAGAACAAACAACATAATACGTACGTAGCTTCGCTTTacatgttaaattattatacttaggCAATTTGTAGTTCGACTggaaacgattattttatttttgtcactctttgataataatgtaatttaataatggattacgtaataatgattataaggGCGTGCTCGaattttgatatttcgattaaaaagatttctcaAAATAACGTGTATAACGCATAACAAATCACATAGCAGCCcaataaatagaattataaatttaacggagttctcttttgttattatggtaagaaaaagatagaaaaccagagtaaagaaaaatagatattgagagaaagataaatgaagaaaggtaaatgagaaaaagaaacgggaaATTGCAAATAGGaggtagaaaaaataaaccgAGCAGTCGACCATAAAGGgctgatttgaaaaaaaatgtttgatctGTATAGTTGAGACAATTGTACAGTTCGATGCTTCGTCTTACGCTGCAAGAGGGCACAGTTTAAGTAGGATGCATTGTACCATACAAACTGTCACTTACATTATTACTATTCAACAATTCaaaatacttataataatacaCACAACCTTGAATAATCTCAACAGCTGCTGGCCTTTAGCCTGAATTAACTTATCGCGTAAATCGTGGatagaaaagtaaattttcGCTACTACTATTTTGCATATACCGTCACGCACGGTGATATGTCATCATGTGCTTCGCTGAAATAAGTTAGTATTCAATCGATCAAAGCTTCATAACGCTGTGGTTTCTTTAATgattcgtatataaaatatgccAGGGCACTCATAGTCATCAGTCACTAAAATCAGAACAAAGTGAATACACCGTAGAGTGTGTTGCACTTTTCCATCACTAttacttttatacatattattttctttctgtacTTCGCATTTACATATCCATCACAtaattttcatgatttttaatttcccttattattcattataatattatgttctatataaaaataatactcaGTCGATTAGTTCAGATTAATACTCATGTACAATGGGAAAGGGGTTTTGGCGTTTCGAATGCTTTTAATGCGAATAATTATACTTATGAATTAAATTAGACGTGTGTAGACATGACTTAAAATTTCTACTACGGACGAAACAAAAACATGCAGATGGACGGAACAGTGCTATGTGGTTAGCAAACAGTATTTcggtaatattttaatcgttacGCAAAAACCCCTCTTCGATAAGTATACAATTATGTTTTTAGAGGCTCTCGTATACGCATATTCATTATAGATATCCCTTAACCGAGACCATTCAGGCACTCCAGCAACtatatcgtattaatatttctcgatgtagatcaaattaaaaattaaaaacgaacGTGCATGAATACTCTTGGTTCGTTCttcgaaaacattttttctttgatcataTTGTTTCAAATAGCAATAGTCAACAATGTAACATTTCTTTCGGAGCAAATACGCACGTGCGTATCATGTTATCGTGTAAATATGCCATCGCTATAAATGGATATAAATAGAAGGTCTAGGTGAGAAGGCACCTAAAGCACTGACCATCTGCATAACTGTACATCGTAGATTACTTGAtttgcgaaaaaaagaaaaggaatgatCATTTGCGCAGTGCCTGATCGTACATATtaactgttaaaaaaaaaaaaaagaagcttgTATCTAGTAAAATGTAAGTACAATGtcaaaacaataaattaagaaaatcaTTGCCAAATGTCTTATGCAAATATTGATGCAAAACACAGTGAATGCAATAAAttagtttaaataatatttagggaattcataaaaatagGCGTACAAAAACAAGGGGAAAGGAGATTAActaaataatctaataattaaGTAAGAATTCTTGTCATAAAGGGTCCTTTTAAGTAATGTTGATTAAAATCTTAAGAACTAAAATCAAAAACTTGCGGAAtactgatatataaaaatatctataagaaGCCTCAGCATTATCATCTTTAAAACCAACCATTCGAATCTATGGTGGTCCACAACTAAGTCTTAATTAAAAGACAACTATTAATaagatttaatgaatttatcgattatataataGCAATACTTCATTCTTCGAtcatgataattataaaaaatattttctagttTCGGGATTAGTAGAGAGCTCCAATCTATTCTAGTTGCCGACCTACGTGGTcgtaatagtaaaaaaaatatgattattactTTTTGAACGAGTTACTTCGAGCCAAACGTAACTGGGAAATGCCTAACAGTTTAACtgtttattcttctcttctatcgTATAATccataaataaatcgtttcttgtaaaatatgatacagttaaaatgttataatacaCCATCCTGCCGACTTTATTATTtagtaacatttttaaaaatgctACTTAGAATCTTAGCCAATATATATTCCAATTCCTGATCTTTATCAACTTTACTTTTCGCATAAATTTGAAAACAAGAAGGCGACACGTATCTTTTAACACAATtcttatatcaaatttatgtatattaagtAAACATTTtgtacgtaataaaaataattaattattatatataattttaattcattacatataattatatataataatctgttacgtataataaatattttgtacgtaataaaaataattaattattatatataatattaattaatcatatataattatatataataatttgttacgtataataattattacacataataaaaattatataaaacattctttataacatttttgtttataactgtaataaaaattgcaataattgatagaaatgaattttaaaaaatgccTTTGCTGAGAACTTTTAAACAAAagctttatattatttgtatatcgTTTTGtcattcataataataatatggtATAGTaaacattttgtatataatatatacacaaaagACATGATAATACGTTTCGTTTAGAAGATACGTGATTCCCTTAACAGTTTTCAAGAAAAGGATATTagatatgataaaaatgaatagtgaaaaaagaaaaaaagaagaaaaaaaaaaagaaaacatactGTTCAAAAAGAGATTCTATGATCTAAGATTCTGATCACTtggaaaaaattcttattagtATTTATATCTATCCCTCCGATACTTGCACTATTTGTgctttattatttactatttgaCAGTACTACACAAACTGTATTCTTTGACACGTCCTTTCAGTTATTCTAAAAATTGACACAAATTGTTTTAAGATGTAAATTTCTTGTACCTGCTTATATTGTTAAGGACATGTTATATCTTTTGATGTATCGGATCTTTATTTATGTAGCACTGTCCTTTACTATTGTATCGGTCTTACATATTCGTATTTATAcgttaatatagaatatatttgtaatacgCTTACGCGTTTATAAGGCTCCTTTGATAATTACTAAACCTACTTGCTCCACGTACTATTATAGCGATCTCTTGCTCTGTCGTAAGTTTGTTAAGAATTATTGCTGATTGAAAAAAAGCtcgcaaaaagaaatataaaagtgtATATGTGTGACTTTATGTAGTATGAGAAATAACATGTTAATTTTTGTTGTATTCTCTTACCTATATTCTATGTTACACGGACTAAATCTATTTTTGGCAAAGTTGTTTAGGTATACGATGTCaagtataacaatatataagtAGATGCATTGGCCATAATATTATGCTCTATTAAAAACAGCTTAATATCTGTTGCTAATACCTTATCTGTACAATCTTGCAAAAAGTAGATCGGCAATAACtcttaaaaaatagaaagagcaAATAATTAGAGTAAACCATACCACAAACGTCATCTCTACTATACTATAAAACTGCTTatattcctttatttattaagaaaaaagttaaaaaattaaaaaaaaaaaaataattttttaacaaaaaaaaaaaaaagaaaagaaaagaaacgcatTATCAAGATCTATTAAGCTTTATAAACAGCCATACTAGTAGTGGAGCAATagaatttattcttaattttcgACATATAAACGAATgctattcat from Vespula vulgaris chromosome 8, iyVesVulg1.1, whole genome shotgun sequence includes:
- the LOC127065865 gene encoding uncharacterized protein LOC127065865; amino-acid sequence: MEDKSLRDASIMYDKQFNENMKIAKYFLKQLHDKQEVQLATKWLSRVNDIKSSSLEVKRDRNAFLCYLLKVLREAILKHRCEHKSSTILNSENALNLCYIANQDSKLSMKGLSTCAPQTSNISYHSKWSKNHRTYVAVKPLPGRGALIYMAVSKRPGLENWDLGNINKYTQ